The following proteins come from a genomic window of Panicum hallii strain FIL2 chromosome 8, PHallii_v3.1, whole genome shotgun sequence:
- the LOC112903369 gene encoding protein FRA10AC1 isoform X1 gives MASLGRLKSAIFDREERKMQYQSHIRGLNAYERHKKFMKDYVQFYGHDKNMDNSLPIKTDKDTLREGYRFILSEDDDMDSTWEKRLVKRYYDKLFKEYCIADMTQYKKGKIGLRWRTEKEVISGKGQFICGNRHCDEKQGLGSYEVNFSYVEAGEQKQALVKLVACKRCAEKLAYKRQREKEKEKEKELPGEKEIELKDRDKRKREHEESDNTSDDEAEKDRRKKKDRKGASSRSSGNNDEGFEEFLEGMFP, from the exons GCCATCTTCGatagggaggagaggaagat GCAGTACCAGTCGCATATCCGGGGGCTCAATGCATACGAACGCCAtaagaagttcatgaaggattATG TTCAGTTTTATGGCCATGATAAAAATATGGATAATAGTTTACCCATCAAAACTGATAAAGATACACTGAGAGAAGGATACAG ATTCATTCTTTCCGAGGACGATGACATGGATTCAACTTGGGAGAAGAGGCTGGTCAAACGTTACTATGACAAGCTTTTTAAAGA GTATTGCATAGCTGACATGACCCAGTACAAAAAAGGCAAG ATTGGATTGAGGTGGAGAACAGAAAAGGAAGTGATATCTGGCAAAG GGCAATTTATCTGTGGCAATAGGCATTGTGATGAAAAACAAGGGCTAGGTAGTTATGAG GTGAATTTTTCTTATGTTGAAGCAGGGGAGCAGAAACAAGCACTAGTGAAGTTGGTAGCTTGCAAGAG ATGTGCAGAAAAGCTTGCTTATAAGAGGCAaagggagaaagagaaagagaaggaaaaagaacTCCCTGGCGAAAAGGAAATCGAACTGAAAGACAGGGACAAGAGAAAGAG AGAACATGAGGAAAGTGACAATACCTCAGATGATGAGGCCGAGAAAGAtagaagaaagaaaaaag ATCGGAAGGGAGCTTCTTCAAGGAGTTCAGGAAACAATGATGAAGGTTTCGAGGAGTTCCTGGAAGGCATGTTCCCGTGA
- the LOC112903369 gene encoding protein FRA10AC1 isoform X2 translates to MKDYVQFYGHDKNMDNSLPIKTDKDTLREGYRFILSEDDDMDSTWEKRLVKRYYDKLFKEYCIADMTQYKKGKIGLRWRTEKEVISGKGQFICGNRHCDEKQGLGSYEVNFSYVEAGEQKQALVKLVACKRCAEKLAYKRQREKEKEKEKELPGEKEIELKDRDKRKREHEESDNTSDDEAEKDRRKKKDRKGASSRSSGNNDEGFEEFLEGMFP, encoded by the exons atgaaggattATG TTCAGTTTTATGGCCATGATAAAAATATGGATAATAGTTTACCCATCAAAACTGATAAAGATACACTGAGAGAAGGATACAG ATTCATTCTTTCCGAGGACGATGACATGGATTCAACTTGGGAGAAGAGGCTGGTCAAACGTTACTATGACAAGCTTTTTAAAGA GTATTGCATAGCTGACATGACCCAGTACAAAAAAGGCAAG ATTGGATTGAGGTGGAGAACAGAAAAGGAAGTGATATCTGGCAAAG GGCAATTTATCTGTGGCAATAGGCATTGTGATGAAAAACAAGGGCTAGGTAGTTATGAG GTGAATTTTTCTTATGTTGAAGCAGGGGAGCAGAAACAAGCACTAGTGAAGTTGGTAGCTTGCAAGAG ATGTGCAGAAAAGCTTGCTTATAAGAGGCAaagggagaaagagaaagagaaggaaaaagaacTCCCTGGCGAAAAGGAAATCGAACTGAAAGACAGGGACAAGAGAAAGAG AGAACATGAGGAAAGTGACAATACCTCAGATGATGAGGCCGAGAAAGAtagaagaaagaaaaaag ATCGGAAGGGAGCTTCTTCAAGGAGTTCAGGAAACAATGATGAAGGTTTCGAGGAGTTCCTGGAAGGCATGTTCCCGTGA
- the LOC112902767 gene encoding laccase-15-like, translating into MKTRSLSLAVAATAVAAAVIFALSATVPLGAAAAVVEHTFVVSQMNVRHLCKETLVTVVNGQFPGPVVEVNEGDSVAVHVVNKSPHNITIHWHGLKQRLNCWADGVPMITQCPIPPNYNFTYRFDVADQEGTLWWHAHVTCLRATLHGAFIIRPRTGASSYPFPKPDKEVPIIIGEWWELDLDELDRRMVDGDFDDNPSGATMNGKLGDLYSCSGAKKEGFVLDVEPGKTYLLRVINAVLFSEYYLKIAGHKFTVVAADANYVSPYSTDVITIAPGETVDALVVADAPPGRYYITALASQSPKPDPQVPKFVTRGIVQYSTSQSSGNGTAPPCSSHEGVGDEAPCVDEPAVAPEMPDQHDTMPSYYFHGNLTSLNRTGLPPVPSRADESMFVTLGLGSVCRRGQSCKRSGSKESIIVATMNNLSFQLPTTTMPLLEAHYHRTGDMDALQELPDRPPATFNFTDRTLIPWGPKEGRLEPTSRGSLARRFRHGTVVDIVFQSTAVMQSDSNPMHLHGHDMFVLAHGVGNYDAERDVAKYNLVNPPVRNTVLVPRIGWAAVRFVADNPGVWYIHCHYEFHLSMGMAAIFIVEDGPTEGTSLPAPPSSEFLPCNHAHRLVPNDELYLKNTNTTGARVNEA; encoded by the exons ATGAAGACCCGGAGCCTCAGCCTCGCCGTTGCAGCTACAGCGGTTGCCGCTGCTGTCATCTTTGCTCTCTCTGCTACGGTCCCCCTGGGAGCAGCCGCTGCCGTCGTCGAGCACACGTTCGTT GTGAGCCAGATGAATGTTAGACACTTGTGCAAGGAGACCCTGGTCACCGTGGTGAACGGGCAGTTCCCAGGGCCAGTGGTAGAGGTCAACGAAGGAGACTCTGTGGCCGTTCATGTCGTCAACAAATCACCTCACAACATCACAATCCATTG GCATGGACTGAAGCAGAGGCTCAACTGTTGGGCGGACGGGGTGCCGATGATCACCCAATGCCCCATCCCGCCAAACTACAACTTCACCTACCGGTTCGACGTCGCCGACCAAGAAGGTACCCTGTGGTGGCATGCTCATGTCACCTGCCTCAGGGCAACCCTGCACGGCGCCTTCATCATCCGGCCAAGAACCGGGGCCAGCTCGTATCCATTCCCCAAGCCTGACAAGGAGGTGCCCATCATTATAG GGGAGTGGTGGGAGCTGGATCTTGATGAGTTGGACAGAAGAATGGTAGACGGTGACTTCGATGATAACCCTAGTGGAGCCACAATGAACGGCAAGTTAGGAGATCTCTACAGCTGCTCCG GGGCCAAGAAAGAGGGCTTCGTGCTAGACGTTGAGCCCGGCAAGACCTACCTGCTGCGAGTAATCAACGCTGTTCTCTTCTCCGAGTACTACCTCAAGATCGCCGGGCACAAGTTCACGGTGGTTGCCGCTGACGCAAACTACGTCAGCCCCTACTCCACGGACGTCATCACGATCGCGCCCGGAGAGACCGTCGacgccctcgtggttgccgacGCGCCGCCTGGCAGGTACTACATCACCGCCCTCGCCAGCCAGTCGCCGAAGCCCGACCCCCAGGTCCCAAAGTTCGTCACGAGGGGTATTGTGCAGTACAGCACGAGCCAAAGCTCCGGCAATGGCACAGCACCTCCGTGCTCGAGCCATGAAGGAGTAGGAGATGAAGCTCCATGTGTTGATGAGCCAGCAGTGGCACCTGAAATGCCCGACCAACATGACACGATGCCCTCCTACTACTTCCATGGCAACTTGACCAGCCTGAACCGTACGGggctgccaccggtgccgagcCGTGCCGATGAGTCCATGTTCGTCACTCTTGGACTGGGCTCTGTCTGCCGGCGAGGCCAGTCCTGCAAGAGAAGTGGGAGCAAAGAGTCCATCATCGTGGCGACCATGAACAACCTCTCCTTCCAGCTCCCCACCACGACCATGCCACTGCTAGAAGCACACTACCACCGCACCGGCGACATGGACGCACTACAAGAGCTTCCCGACAGGCCACCAGCGACATTCAACTTCACCGACCGTACCTTGATTCCATGGGGACCCAAGGAAGGGCGGCTAGAGCCGACATCTAGGGGTAGCTTGGCGCGGCGCTTCCGCCATGGCACCGTGGTGGACATTGTGTTCCAGAGCACAGCGGTGATGCAGAGTGACTCCAACCCGATGCACCTGCACGGGCACGACATGTTCGTGCTCGCGCATGGCGTCGGTAACTACGACGCGGAGAGGGATGTGGCCAAGTACAACCTGGTTAACCCGCCGGTAAGGAATACCGTGCTTGTTCCGAGGATCGGCTGGGCTGCCGTCCGGTTTGTGGCGGACAATCCAG GTGTGTGGTACATCCATTGTCACTATGAGTTCCATTTGTCGATGGGTATGGCGGCAATATTCATTGTAGAGGATGGGCCGACAGAGGGCACGTCTCTCCCAGCACCACCTTCTTCAGAGTTCTTGCCATGTAACCATGCCCATCGTCTCGTGCCCAATGATGAACTCTACCTCAAAAACACGAACACTACAGGTGCACGCGTCAACGAAGCCTAA